The following coding sequences lie in one Deltaproteobacteria bacterium genomic window:
- a CDS encoding thrombospondin type 3 repeat-containing protein, with the protein MVIAKPHDFYDVGLGYRRLRRAAPDVGARVAYYPLSFLGIEGEFAGMWTAAKYGGQPAFLYGLRVSGILQLPLFRLVPFAIAGYGLGGIRSPRDALGNDVDPIGHYGVGLKLMASPWVALRLEGRHVLGPAAQQRRVVASHGEVLFGVSVTLGRRRGHRHEHANGHEHRADDSGDRDGDGIRDAQDRCPAVAGAGVDGCAPADADGDGVVDRHDACPSEAGTGVDGCTVAAPPAVPDEVPTGELEAAPPSKLPSGS; encoded by the coding sequence ATGGTGATCGCCAAGCCCCACGACTTCTACGACGTCGGGCTCGGCTACCGCCGCCTGCGTCGCGCGGCACCCGATGTGGGCGCGCGCGTGGCCTACTATCCGCTGTCGTTCCTCGGCATCGAGGGCGAGTTCGCGGGCATGTGGACCGCCGCGAAGTACGGCGGGCAGCCGGCGTTCCTCTACGGCCTGCGGGTCTCGGGCATCCTGCAGCTGCCGCTGTTCCGGCTGGTGCCGTTCGCGATCGCCGGCTACGGCCTCGGCGGCATCCGCTCGCCCCGCGACGCGCTGGGCAATGACGTCGATCCGATCGGTCACTACGGCGTCGGTCTCAAGCTCATGGCCTCGCCCTGGGTCGCGCTGCGCCTCGAGGGGCGCCACGTGCTAGGTCCCGCCGCACAGCAGCGGCGCGTGGTCGCGAGTCACGGCGAGGTCTTGTTCGGTGTGAGCGTGACGCTCGGGCGCCGCCGCGGCCACCGGCACGAGCACGCCAACGGGCATGAACACCGCGCCGACGACTCCGGCGATCGGGATGGTGATGGTATCCGCGACGCACAGGATCGCTGCCCTGCGGTCGCGGGCGCCGGTGTCGACGGCTGCGCCCCCGCCGATGCCGACGGGGACGGCGTGGTCGATCGGCACGACGCATGTCCGAGCGAGGCCGGCACCGGCGTGGACGGCTGCACCGTCGCGGCGCCTCCTGCAGTCCCCGACGAGGTGCCCACCGGCGAGCTCGAGGCGGCACCGCCCTCGAAGCTGCCGTCAGGCTCCTAG
- a CDS encoding DUF1552 domain-containing protein, with product MNTPRTIGRRHFLLGAGGAALVIPTLSSLFGREAAAGEPARPRNFVSWRIANGFYGQQWYPSAANSAALQVVEPNVRELALTDIQGPVSEILDARFDPFRAKSNLLRHIDRLDWGDHNAASGLLGWSDSAASLAGIDVAGLAPSIDQIMATRLGAGLWVPLNLTVHWSAEGRSPSCSTTPQGALVFEPGLFPEQAFATLFTGFDADATVVARLRAQRLTMVDRVLEHYGALRNHPRLSTADRDALDQHIEHMHTLELQLANPIDCGPPTQPGVYDWTPEAVNAAAQSQVDIAVAALRCGLTHVVNFYLDPDTLLNEALHGVIGGHHGASHDSSAAAVQSILNAHRWSTGYLFDFLAKLDETPNLDGTTLLDDSLVLFNNEIGNQSGASGGDSPGDFDNNHIGVDCQVLLVGSCGGALRTGSYLDYRTDFTRSRWSQYIGTAYNRVLVTCMLAMGLEPDDWEVGGTPGYGDRRGAQYDMTPLDQVVIGDLRAMLPRLGA from the coding sequence ATGAACACGCCACGAACCATCGGCCGTCGTCACTTCCTGCTCGGGGCCGGCGGCGCCGCGCTGGTCATCCCCACGCTGTCGTCGTTGTTCGGCCGCGAGGCGGCGGCCGGCGAGCCTGCACGCCCGCGCAACTTCGTCAGCTGGCGCATCGCCAACGGCTTCTACGGTCAGCAGTGGTACCCGAGCGCCGCGAACTCGGCGGCGCTGCAGGTGGTCGAGCCCAACGTGCGCGAGCTGGCACTCACCGACATCCAGGGGCCAGTGTCGGAGATCCTCGACGCGCGCTTCGATCCGTTCCGCGCCAAGTCGAACCTCCTGCGTCACATCGATCGGCTCGACTGGGGCGATCACAACGCGGCCAGCGGGCTGCTCGGGTGGTCCGACAGCGCAGCGTCGCTGGCTGGCATCGACGTCGCCGGGCTGGCGCCATCGATCGACCAGATCATGGCCACGCGCCTGGGGGCCGGCCTGTGGGTGCCGCTCAACCTCACGGTGCACTGGTCCGCCGAGGGGCGCTCACCGTCGTGCTCGACCACGCCCCAGGGCGCGCTGGTGTTCGAGCCGGGCCTGTTCCCCGAGCAGGCCTTCGCCACGCTCTTCACCGGTTTCGACGCCGACGCGACGGTGGTCGCACGCCTGCGTGCGCAGCGACTGACGATGGTCGATCGGGTGCTCGAGCACTACGGCGCGTTGCGCAATCACCCCCGCCTCTCGACGGCCGATCGCGACGCGCTCGATCAACACATCGAGCACATGCATACGCTCGAGCTGCAGCTGGCCAACCCGATCGATTGCGGCCCGCCGACCCAGCCCGGCGTCTACGATTGGACGCCCGAGGCGGTCAACGCAGCCGCGCAGTCGCAGGTCGACATCGCGGTCGCTGCGCTGCGCTGCGGGCTGACCCACGTGGTGAACTTCTACCTCGACCCCGACACGCTGCTGAACGAGGCGTTGCACGGTGTGATCGGCGGTCATCACGGCGCCTCGCACGATAGCAGCGCGGCCGCGGTGCAGAGCATCCTCAACGCGCACCGGTGGTCGACCGGCTATCTCTTCGACTTCCTCGCCAAGCTCGACGAGACGCCCAACCTCGACGGCACCACCTTGCTCGACGATTCGCTGGTGCTCTTCAACAACGAGATCGGCAACCAATCTGGTGCCTCGGGCGGCGACAGCCCCGGTGACTTCGACAACAACCATATCGGCGTCGACTGCCAGGTGCTGCTGGTCGGATCGTGTGGCGGCGCGCTGCGGACCGGCAGCTACCTCGACTACCGCACCGACTTCACGCGCTCGCGGTGGTCGCAGTACATCGGCACCGCCTACAATCGCGTTCTCGTCACGTGCATGCTCGCGATGGGCCTCGAGCCCGACGACTGGGAGGTCGGGGGCACGCCGGGCTACGGCGATCGGCGTGGCGCGCAGTACGACATGACGCCGCTCGATCAGGTCGTGATCGGCGATCTGCGGGCGATGCTGCCGCGGCTAGGAGCCTGA